From a region of the Lactuca sativa cultivar Salinas chromosome 4, Lsat_Salinas_v11, whole genome shotgun sequence genome:
- the LOC111879909 gene encoding uncharacterized protein LOC111879909, with translation MRQTVAVHAATAQVSPPPHAPASSVQTTTKPYSGNLPKCNKCNYHHHGECKDMQCANCNCKGHTARYCRSPPQPNQCHNNNNNNNNKNNSNAEESHTCYGCGGTDPYRRNCPKANAQGAGGSGRVLAIGQGEAV, from the coding sequence ATGCGACAAACTgtagcagtccacgctgctactgctCAGGTTTCCCCaccaccacatgctccagcctcatctGTGCAAACCACCACCAAACCCTACTCAGGAAACctaccgaagtgcaacaaatgtaaTTACCATCATCATGGAGAATGCAAAGATATGCAGTGTGCTAACTGCAACTGTAAGGGCCATACCGCCCGATACTGTAGATCTCCACCTCAACCAAACCAGtgtcacaacaacaacaacaacaacaacaataaaaatAACAGCAACGCAGAGGAGAGTCACACTTGTTACGGATGTGGGGGAACAGACCCTTATAGACGAAACTGCCCCAAAGCCAATGCCCAAGGTGCTGGAGGATCGGGCAGAGTCCTCGCAATAGGACAAGGTGAAGCGGTTTAG